A portion of the Calothrix sp. 336/3 genome contains these proteins:
- a CDS encoding phytochelatin synthase family protein, with the protein MNSLLKISLQSLILATPIFIPTLSLAQTLKLPANLISFNSTVGEKLLIDSKSREDFFPLTMHFVTQDNLAYCGVASIVMVLNALEITAPEANQYKSYRMLTQDNFFSNTKTKEVITKEVVSRQGMTLSQLGGLLATYPVKVEVYHTQNSSLEKFRTLATANLKQKNNFILVNYLRKTIGQETGGHISPIAAYNEKTDRFLILDVSRYKYPPIWVKTTELWQAMNTTDSTSGKTRGFVVVGK; encoded by the coding sequence ATGAACAGCTTACTAAAAATATCTCTGCAATCTTTAATTCTGGCGACACCAATATTTATCCCCACCCTATCCTTAGCTCAGACACTAAAATTACCCGCCAACTTAATTAGCTTTAATTCCACAGTCGGAGAAAAACTCCTAATTGACAGCAAATCACGGGAAGATTTTTTCCCCCTCACAATGCACTTCGTCACCCAAGACAACCTTGCCTACTGTGGTGTTGCTAGTATTGTCATGGTGTTAAATGCACTCGAAATCACCGCACCCGAAGCAAATCAATATAAATCTTATAGAATGTTGACCCAAGATAATTTTTTTAGTAACACCAAAACTAAAGAAGTTATCACCAAAGAAGTTGTCTCTCGCCAAGGTATGACTCTGAGTCAGTTAGGTGGTTTATTGGCAACCTATCCCGTCAAAGTCGAAGTCTATCATACCCAAAACTCATCCCTAGAGAAATTTCGCACCTTAGCAACAGCCAACTTAAAGCAAAAAAATAACTTTATTCTCGTCAACTACCTGCGTAAAACCATTGGTCAGGAAACAGGCGGACATATCTCACCCATTGCCGCTTACAATGAAAAAACAGATAGATTTCTCATCCTCGATGTATCTCGTTATAAGTATCCCCCCATTTGGGTGAAAACCACAGAACTCTGGCAAGCAATGAATACCACAGACTCCACCTCTGGGAAAACACGCGGGTTTGTTGTCGTTGGTAAATAG
- the gatB gene encoding Asp-tRNA(Asn)/Glu-tRNA(Gln) amidotransferase subunit GatB, which translates to MTTATPVKTEYEAIIGLETHCQLSTNTKIFSASSTAFGADPNTNIDPVCMGLPGVLPVLNEKVLEYAVKAGLALNCQIAKYSKFDRKQYFYPDLPKNYQISQFDLPIAEHGWLEIELVDKDGNPVRKRIGVTRLHMEEDAGKLVHAGSDRLSGSTYSLVDYNRAGIPLVEIVSEPDLRTGQEAAEYAQELRRIMLYLGVSDGNMQEGSLRCDVNISVRPVGQKEFGTKVEIKNMNSFTAIQKAIEYEIERQIAAVEAGERIIQETRLWEEGSQRTISMRVKEGSSDYRYFPEPDLAPIEVSDTQLSEWKSQIPELPAEKRHRYEETFGLSAYDARVLTDERAVAEYFEAVVASGATAKTAANWITQDIAAYLNKQKLSITEIGLTAANLAEVITRIEGGKISNAQAKEKLPDLLNGVTPEKAFAGQELISDPAVLEPIVDEVIAANPKELEKYRGGNTNLKGFFVGQVLKKTNKRADPKLTNQLVEKKLNGESV; encoded by the coding sequence ATGACAACTGCTACACCTGTAAAAACTGAATACGAAGCCATTATTGGTTTAGAAACCCATTGCCAGCTCAGTACTAACACGAAAATTTTCTCCGCCAGTTCCACCGCTTTCGGCGCTGACCCCAATACTAACATTGACCCGGTATGCATGGGATTACCTGGGGTTTTACCAGTACTCAATGAGAAAGTTCTGGAATATGCTGTCAAAGCAGGTTTAGCTTTAAATTGCCAAATTGCCAAGTATAGTAAATTTGACCGTAAACAATATTTTTACCCCGACTTACCGAAAAACTACCAAATTTCTCAATTTGACTTACCCATTGCGGAACATGGTTGGTTAGAAATTGAATTGGTAGATAAGGATGGCAACCCAGTACGCAAAAGAATTGGTGTCACCCGTCTACATATGGAAGAAGATGCCGGAAAATTAGTTCACGCAGGTAGTGACAGATTATCTGGTTCCACCTACTCCCTAGTAGATTACAACCGTGCTGGTATTCCCCTAGTAGAAATTGTTTCCGAACCAGATTTACGCACCGGACAAGAAGCGGCAGAATATGCCCAAGAATTACGGCGAATTATGCTTTACTTGGGTGTGAGTGATGGGAATATGCAAGAAGGTTCCCTCCGTTGTGACGTGAATATCTCTGTACGTCCCGTTGGACAAAAAGAATTTGGTACGAAGGTAGAAATCAAAAATATGAACTCCTTCACTGCCATTCAAAAAGCCATTGAATATGAAATTGAACGGCAAATCGCTGCGGTGGAAGCAGGTGAAAGGATAATCCAAGAAACCCGACTTTGGGAAGAAGGTTCCCAACGTACTATCAGTATGCGAGTCAAGGAAGGTTCTAGTGATTATCGTTACTTTCCAGAACCTGATCTTGCTCCCATTGAAGTTTCCGATACTCAATTAAGTGAGTGGAAAAGTCAAATACCAGAGTTACCCGCCGAAAAACGTCATCGCTATGAAGAAACATTTGGACTTTCTGCCTATGATGCACGGGTGTTAACTGATGAGCGTGCTGTCGCGGAATATTTTGAAGCAGTCGTGGCAAGCGGTGCAACTGCCAAAACTGCCGCTAACTGGATTACCCAGGATATTGCAGCTTATTTGAATAAGCAAAAACTCAGCATTACTGAAATTGGTTTGACTGCGGCTAATTTGGCGGAGGTGATTACCCGCATCGAAGGTGGTAAAATTAGTAATGCCCAAGCAAAGGAAAAATTACCAGATTTGTTGAATGGCGTTACCCCAGAAAAAGCTTTTGCAGGTCAAGAATTAATTTCCGATCCTGCGGTTTTGGAACCCATCGTCGATGAAGTAATTGCTGCCAATCCCAAGGAATTAGAAAAATATCGTGGTGGTAATACCAATTTGAAAGGGTTCTTTGTGGGGCAAGTGCTGAAGAAAACCAACAAACGTGCTGATCCGAAGCTGACAAATCAGTTAGTTGAGAAGAAGTTGAATGGGGAATCTGTATAA
- a CDS encoding glycosyltransferase family 4 protein: MKALLINTYDLNGGAARAAYRLHKGLQHIGANSQMLVQEKSSDEKSILAPEINLLQGIAKARITLDSLPLKAYNQRKKNIFSLQWLPDDINHQINKIKPDIINLHWINSGLIQIETIAKFRQPVFWTLHDMWAFTGGCHYSGDCNLYQTSCNSCPELNSPHTNDLSSWVWQRKAKAWNNLSLTIISPSNWLAKCVSSSSLLKNMRVEVIPNGIDIQKYQPIKKQFAREILNLPQDRQLILFGSLEATNSQRKGFHLLQPALHQINQSSWKDKIDLVVFGASKPQNPPDFGLPIHYLGSFNDNVSLSLVYSAADVFVLPSVEDNLPNTIMEALSCGTPCAAFDIGGIGDMIEHEQNGYLASPYNTHDLAAGIIWILENQERSKKLSVNARETIEKKFTIEIQANRYLSLFDEAIITGNKS, from the coding sequence ATGAAAGCACTTCTGATTAATACCTATGATTTAAACGGAGGCGCTGCACGCGCTGCCTACCGCTTGCATAAAGGTCTACAACATATAGGTGCTAATTCACAAATGTTGGTGCAGGAAAAAAGTAGTGATGAAAAAAGTATACTAGCTCCAGAAATCAATTTGTTACAAGGGATAGCTAAAGCAAGAATTACTCTAGATTCTTTACCATTAAAGGCTTACAATCAACGAAAAAAAAATATTTTTTCTCTACAATGGTTGCCAGATGATATAAATCATCAGATTAATAAAATTAAACCGGATATTATCAATCTACATTGGATTAATAGTGGATTGATTCAGATAGAAACAATAGCAAAATTCAGACAACCTGTTTTTTGGACTCTGCATGATATGTGGGCTTTTACTGGAGGATGTCACTACAGTGGAGACTGCAATCTTTATCAAACATCTTGTAATAGTTGTCCTGAACTTAATAGTCCACACACTAATGACTTATCTAGTTGGGTATGGCAACGTAAAGCCAAAGCATGGAATAATTTGAGTCTGACTATAATTTCACCGAGTAATTGGCTCGCTAAATGTGTTAGTTCTAGTTCTCTGTTAAAAAACATGAGAGTTGAAGTGATTCCTAACGGCATAGATATTCAAAAGTATCAACCGATTAAGAAACAATTTGCACGAGAAATCTTAAACTTACCCCAAGATAGACAGTTAATTTTGTTTGGCTCTCTAGAAGCGACAAATAGTCAACGTAAAGGATTTCATTTATTACAGCCCGCCCTGCATCAAATAAATCAATCTTCTTGGAAAGATAAAATTGATTTAGTTGTGTTTGGTGCATCAAAACCACAAAATCCACCCGATTTTGGTTTACCCATTCACTACCTTGGGTCTTTTAATGATAACGTCTCCTTATCTTTAGTGTATTCCGCAGCAGATGTGTTTGTTCTGCCTTCAGTGGAAGACAATTTACCGAATACAATCATGGAAGCTTTATCGTGTGGTACTCCTTGTGCAGCATTTGATATAGGTGGAATAGGGGATATGATTGAACACGAACAGAATGGATACTTAGCATCTCCATATAATACCCATGATTTAGCAGCAGGAATAATTTGGATTTTAGAAAATCAAGAAAGAAGCAAAAAGCTATCTGTAAACGCTCGTGAAACAATTGAGAAAAAGTTTACTATCGAAATTCAAGCTAACAGATATTTATCATTATTTGACGAAGCTATCATAACAGGAAATAAATCATGA
- a CDS encoding polysaccharide biosynthesis tyrosine autokinase: MSNPEHIEEIDLTKYWLILQRRWLPTLGIVGIALTMAFGYVLSIKPTYKAQGSILIRTNRTSSLTGLGGDIGRLESLTQTNNPVETQAKIVASVPVIQKTIRSLDLKDNQGKPLTIEDLTKNIKVEVVKGSEVMQISFTHENAQLAANVVNQVMDNYITENIRANRAEAESARKFIISQLPISESSVRAAESAFRQFQERNKIIILQEQESNAVKMISSLEDEIAQAEIKLTEVNAQLDKLRSQAKIDTWQAVTLTELSKEPRTQQMLTQLREAETKLAVEQNRYLPGHPTLVNLQEQIASLKKLLQQRIKQVAGESTKLSIQNLQIGDVRYELIADIVKTERERVVLERKLAKQKSTWAKYRERANALPKLAQTQRELERRLKASQTTYETLLTRLQEIHVAENQNMGNARIISTALVPDKPGNSRKLLILGGAGFFGLLVGIIAALALDLLDQSVKNVKQAKEIFGYTLLGVIPQMNRSSKSSSGTTEIDRQIPRVIGRDVPSFPMDEVYQMLQANLKFLSDRRIKAIAVTSSIPKEGKSEVSANLAVAMAQVGRKVLLIDADMRHPIQHHIWGITNAKGLSNIIVDQVPFNTLMREVMPNLFVITSGVLPPNPVALLDSQGMESLVINFAQEFDCIIFDTPPLVGIADAAVLGKLADGILLVVRPEVLDLGSAQASKEFLQQSHQRVLGMVLNGVNVKHEPDSYFYYSKEPIPSGLVRNYSTQEVNLNAKNNQTLEK, from the coding sequence ATGAGTAATCCCGAACATATAGAAGAAATAGACTTAACTAAATATTGGCTAATTTTGCAAAGACGCTGGCTGCCAACTTTGGGAATTGTGGGCATAGCTTTAACTATGGCATTTGGCTATGTTCTGTCAATTAAACCCACATATAAAGCCCAGGGGAGTATTTTAATTAGAACCAATCGGACTTCTTCCCTCACCGGATTAGGAGGAGATATAGGAAGATTAGAATCTTTAACTCAAACCAATAACCCAGTTGAAACCCAAGCCAAGATAGTTGCATCAGTACCAGTTATTCAAAAAACTATTCGTTCCCTAGACCTTAAAGATAATCAAGGGAAACCACTAACTATAGAAGATTTGACAAAGAACATTAAGGTAGAAGTTGTCAAGGGTAGTGAAGTTATGCAAATTTCCTTTACCCATGAGAACGCACAATTAGCAGCAAACGTTGTGAATCAAGTGATGGATAATTACATCACAGAAAATATTCGTGCCAACCGTGCAGAAGCCGAATCTGCTCGCAAATTTATCATTAGTCAATTACCTATTTCTGAAAGCTCTGTCAGGGCAGCAGAATCTGCTTTCCGGCAATTCCAAGAACGCAACAAGATTATTATTCTCCAGGAGCAAGAAAGCAACGCAGTCAAAATGATTTCTAGTTTAGAGGATGAAATTGCTCAGGCAGAAATTAAGTTGACTGAAGTTAATGCTCAACTCGATAAATTGCGCTCTCAAGCCAAAATTGACACATGGCAAGCAGTTACTCTGACGGAGTTAAGTAAAGAGCCAAGAACACAGCAGATGTTGACTCAATTGCGAGAAGCAGAAACAAAGCTAGCTGTGGAGCAAAATCGTTATCTTCCCGGACACCCAACTCTGGTGAACTTGCAAGAACAAATTGCTTCCCTGAAAAAGTTACTGCAACAACGCATTAAGCAAGTGGCAGGTGAATCTACCAAGCTTTCCATTCAAAACCTCCAGATAGGGGATGTGCGCTATGAATTAATTGCAGATATCGTCAAAACGGAAAGAGAACGTGTTGTTCTAGAGCGGAAGCTAGCCAAACAAAAAAGTACTTGGGCGAAATATAGAGAACGTGCCAATGCTTTGCCCAAGCTAGCCCAAACCCAACGAGAATTAGAACGGCGATTAAAAGCTTCTCAAACAACCTACGAAACTCTGTTAACCAGATTGCAGGAGATTCATGTTGCCGAAAATCAGAATATGGGTAATGCGCGGATTATTTCTACGGCATTAGTACCAGATAAACCAGGCAATTCTCGCAAACTTCTGATTCTGGGTGGGGCAGGATTTTTCGGTCTTTTAGTAGGAATTATTGCTGCCTTAGCTCTGGATTTGCTTGATCAATCGGTAAAAAATGTCAAGCAAGCCAAGGAAATTTTCGGCTATACCCTTCTGGGAGTGATTCCACAAATGAATCGTAGCAGCAAATCTAGTTCTGGGACAACGGAGATAGATAGACAGATACCCAGGGTGATTGGTCGGGATGTACCGAGCTTTCCCATGGATGAAGTTTATCAAATGCTGCAAGCCAACTTAAAGTTTCTTTCTGATAGACGCATTAAGGCGATCGCAGTCACAAGTTCCATTCCCAAAGAAGGCAAATCCGAAGTCTCGGCAAACCTCGCTGTCGCTATGGCACAAGTAGGACGGAAAGTTCTCCTGATTGATGCAGATATGCGTCACCCCATCCAACACCATATTTGGGGAATCACTAACGCTAAAGGACTAAGCAACATCATTGTTGACCAAGTTCCTTTTAATACCCTGATGCGAGAAGTCATGCCCAACCTGTTTGTGATTACCTCTGGAGTCTTGCCCCCCAATCCCGTTGCCTTACTTGACTCCCAAGGTATGGAGTCCTTAGTTATCAATTTTGCCCAGGAATTTGACTGTATCATCTTTGATACTCCACCTCTAGTGGGAATTGCTGACGCTGCGGTTCTGGGCAAACTAGCTGATGGTATTCTCCTGGTTGTTCGTCCAGAAGTTCTAGATTTAGGCAGCGCCCAAGCCAGCAAAGAATTCCTCCAACAATCCCATCAGCGAGTATTAGGAATGGTACTCAATGGAGTTAATGTTAAGCACGAGCCAGACAGCTATTTTTATTACTCCAAAGAACCCATACCTTCAGGATTGGTTCGGAACTATTCCACCCAAGAAGTAAATTTGAACGCTAAAAACAATCAGACATTAGAAAAGTAG
- a CDS encoding tetratricopeptide repeat protein: MKRNLFKQNFINPGKAFSLATMTVIVATVTVACNNNKDVLVTEIGVKPEKSPTAKPSKAKDFYAQGQYKHIRGDLRGAIAAYTKAISLNEKYAQAYNGRGLVNFDLGDRKAAIADYDEALNLNPQYAQAYNNRGNARAAQGDKSGAMTDYNEAIRLAPNYAEAFNNRGNARAAQGDRNAALEDYDQAIRFNPKYAVAYNNRGNARAAQGDRDGAIADYNQAIRLAPNFAAAYNNRGNTRAAKGDKQGAKADLQKAANIFQKQGNKQLYQQVQNNIQELGQ, from the coding sequence ATGAAACGGAATTTATTCAAGCAAAACTTCATTAATCCAGGGAAAGCCTTCAGTCTCGCAACAATGACTGTTATAGTTGCCACGGTGACAGTTGCCTGTAACAACAATAAAGATGTTTTAGTCACAGAAATCGGTGTCAAGCCGGAAAAAAGTCCTACAGCCAAACCCTCAAAAGCTAAGGATTTTTACGCACAAGGACAGTATAAACATATTCGTGGAGATTTACGAGGGGCGATCGCTGCCTATACCAAAGCCATCAGTCTCAATGAAAAATACGCCCAAGCTTACAATGGACGGGGATTAGTAAATTTTGATCTAGGAGACAGAAAAGCCGCGATCGCAGACTATGACGAAGCTCTCAACCTCAATCCCCAATACGCTCAAGCCTACAATAATCGCGGTAATGCTCGCGCCGCCCAAGGTGATAAATCAGGGGCAATGACAGACTATAACGAGGCAATTCGTCTGGCTCCCAACTACGCCGAAGCTTTTAATAATCGTGGTAATGCTCGCGCCGCCCAAGGTGACAGAAATGCTGCCCTCGAAGACTATGACCAGGCGATTCGCTTTAATCCTAAATATGCGGTAGCATACAATAATCGCGGGAACGCCCGTGCCGCTCAAGGTGATAGAGACGGGGCGATCGCCGATTATAACCAAGCCATTCGTTTAGCTCCCAACTTTGCTGCTGCCTACAATAACCGGGGAAATACCCGCGCCGCCAAGGGAGACAAACAAGGGGCAAAAGCCGATTTGCAAAAAGCCGCTAATATTTTCCAAAAACAAGGCAATAAACAGCTATATCAGCAAGTTCAGAACAACATTCAAGAATTAGGGCAATAA
- a CDS encoding tetratricopeptide repeat protein codes for MYTQARNVVCVLLLSSVFISVPSVVYGEVVVAQKTNDYVKQLLDEGRRLVDSGDFNGAIAVYQQAANLEPRNASIHSGIGYAYVQQNNFPAALSAFRRASALNPNNSDFHYAIGYISGNLGDYQGAKDAYRRAIQANRGNANAYVGLATILVRLGEYVNAKWAYDQAANIDPRNPQLDELRGVILKR; via the coding sequence GTGTATACTCAAGCACGTAATGTTGTGTGTGTTCTCCTGCTAAGTAGCGTTTTTATATCTGTACCTTCCGTAGTTTACGGGGAAGTAGTAGTAGCCCAAAAAACGAACGATTACGTAAAACAGTTGTTAGATGAGGGACGCAGGTTAGTAGATAGCGGTGATTTCAATGGGGCGATCGCCGTCTACCAACAAGCAGCCAACCTAGAACCGAGAAACGCCTCGATTCATTCGGGTATTGGTTATGCCTATGTACAACAGAACAATTTTCCAGCTGCCCTATCTGCATTCCGTCGTGCATCTGCCCTCAATCCCAATAACAGCGACTTCCACTATGCCATCGGTTACATCAGTGGTAATCTCGGTGACTATCAAGGAGCCAAGGACGCTTACCGTCGAGCCATCCAAGCAAATCGCGGCAATGCTAACGCCTACGTCGGTTTAGCAACCATCTTAGTACGTCTAGGTGAATATGTGAATGCCAAATGGGCATACGATCAAGCCGCTAATATCGATCCTCGCAATCCCCAGCTAGATGAATTACGCGGGGTAATATTAAAAAGGTAA
- a CDS encoding 3'-5' exonuclease, translating into MPYLTSTSEIQSLIREISQKQILWIDTEVANFQTKNPQLSLIQVLDEPEDMSGDRAFILDVLDNPQGREIFIREIMVNPSIEKVFHNANYDLKFLGGKQGVNITCTLELAKKIPYYLLPVANYQLKTLATHLCEFFQIDKQEQSSDWGKRPLSDEQIEYALLDCIYLAQIHKKLLTITAQIHPEPHTENIDVLTARYQQLEHEYNLINSEYEHLKERIKQAMQAQNIFQTPDFKLKKSHRTTLKVSISDLANFIKSQEIKFDFPLTLTQKMQQELGENIDQLPIEKSTSDVWALTKNHQDNQDI; encoded by the coding sequence ATGCCCTATTTAACTTCTACTTCAGAAATTCAATCATTAATTAGAGAAATATCTCAAAAGCAGATTCTTTGGATTGACACAGAAGTTGCTAATTTTCAGACAAAAAATCCCCAATTATCCCTGATTCAAGTATTAGATGAGCCTGAGGATATGAGTGGCGATCGCGCATTTATTTTAGATGTCTTAGATAATCCTCAAGGGAGGGAAATATTTATCAGAGAAATCATGGTCAATCCTAGCATTGAAAAAGTCTTTCATAATGCTAACTATGATTTAAAATTTCTGGGTGGCAAGCAAGGAGTAAATATTACTTGTACCCTAGAATTAGCTAAAAAAATTCCCTATTATCTTCTACCAGTTGCCAATTATCAACTCAAAACCCTAGCTACCCATCTCTGTGAATTTTTCCAAATTGACAAACAAGAACAAAGCAGCGATTGGGGAAAACGTCCTCTGAGTGATGAGCAAATAGAATACGCTTTATTAGATTGTATATATCTGGCACAAATTCACAAAAAGTTATTAACCATCACAGCGCAGATTCATCCTGAACCCCATACAGAAAATATAGACGTTTTAACAGCCCGATATCAACAATTGGAGCATGAATATAATTTAATAAATTCCGAATATGAGCATTTAAAAGAACGAATCAAACAGGCGATGCAAGCTCAAAATATTTTTCAAACTCCTGATTTTAAACTCAAAAAATCTCATAGAACTACCCTGAAAGTCTCTATCAGTGATTTAGCTAATTTTATTAAATCTCAAGAAATAAAGTTTGATTTTCCCTTGACATTGACGCAGAAAATGCAACAGGAATTAGGTGAAAATATTGACCAACTGCCAATCGAAAAATCCACCAGCGATGTCTGGGCATTAACAAAAAATCATCAGGATAATCAGGATATCTAA
- a CDS encoding flippase — MLDKLTSITQRFSPDVQKILSNTSWLLSDRILQMGLGLFIGILVARYLGPVQFGTYNYVLSLVGMFSPIVNMGLNTIVVRDMACEPSRKNETLGTTFGLHIIGALLTLLASIILVYVLDPNDKLTHWLVGIIAAATMFQAFDTIDFWFQSQISSKYVVFSKQTAYVVVCAIRFVLVQIQAPLTAFAWARFAELALCAVGMAIVYISQKQYFSAWNFNWQRAKELLKESFPLIISGLAIYAYSKTDQIMLGSLLSDKSQLGFYSVAVKLAEIFDFLPVIVASSLLPKLSQVKASGDDYTEKMQIYFDIMLLLWVIIAVPICLCSYWIVTLLYGAYYAPAASILSIYVFGQFSSNLGVARSSFLTIENKLHYSLYFSIAGAALNIALNLYLIPKYQAVGATFATLITYFAVTVIPNYIISDLKPVGAWILQSLNLYNAALRILRLCR, encoded by the coding sequence ATGCTTGATAAATTAACTTCCATTACTCAAAGGTTCAGCCCAGATGTTCAAAAAATTCTGAGTAACACTAGTTGGTTATTAAGCGACAGAATTCTACAAATGGGATTGGGACTTTTTATTGGCATATTAGTTGCACGATATCTAGGACCAGTTCAATTTGGTACTTATAATTATGTGCTTTCTCTAGTAGGAATGTTTAGCCCAATTGTCAATATGGGACTAAATACCATTGTTGTTAGAGATATGGCTTGCGAGCCATCAAGGAAAAATGAGACTTTAGGAACTACCTTTGGTTTACATATAATAGGTGCTTTATTAACTCTGCTCGCATCTATTATTTTAGTCTATGTACTAGACCCAAATGATAAATTAACCCATTGGCTTGTAGGAATTATTGCCGCAGCAACAATGTTCCAAGCCTTTGATACTATTGATTTTTGGTTCCAATCACAAATCTCTTCTAAATATGTTGTTTTCTCTAAACAAACAGCGTATGTAGTAGTTTGTGCCATTAGATTTGTTTTGGTACAAATACAAGCACCACTAACTGCCTTTGCTTGGGCACGATTCGCAGAATTGGCTCTATGTGCAGTTGGTATGGCAATCGTTTATATCTCTCAAAAACAATATTTCAGTGCATGGAATTTCAACTGGCAAAGAGCAAAAGAGTTACTAAAGGAGAGTTTTCCTCTAATCATTTCAGGATTGGCAATCTATGCTTACTCAAAAACCGATCAAATTATGCTGGGTTCTTTACTGAGTGATAAGTCCCAGCTAGGTTTTTACTCTGTAGCAGTCAAGTTAGCAGAAATTTTTGACTTTCTCCCTGTAATAGTTGCATCATCTCTCCTTCCAAAACTCTCACAAGTAAAAGCTAGTGGCGATGACTATACAGAAAAGATGCAGATATATTTCGATATTATGCTCCTTTTATGGGTAATCATTGCAGTCCCCATCTGTTTGTGTTCCTACTGGATAGTTACTCTTCTTTATGGAGCATATTATGCTCCTGCCGCAAGCATATTATCAATATATGTATTTGGACAATTTTCTTCAAATTTAGGTGTAGCTAGAAGCTCATTTTTAACAATAGAAAACAAGCTACATTACTCCCTATATTTCAGCATAGCTGGTGCTGCATTGAATATCGCACTTAACCTATATTTAATACCTAAGTATCAAGCTGTTGGAGCAACATTTGCCACTTTAATTACATATTTTGCTGTTACAGTTATTCCCAATTATATTATCAGTGACTTAAAGCCAGTCGGGGCTTGGATTTTACAGTCATTAAATTTATATAATGCAGCTTTGAGGATTTTGCGTTTATGTCGATAG